Within Fervidobacterium thailandense, the genomic segment TTTAGAATGTAATAGAACCTATCGTATTCTTCTAAGTTATCCGATTCTTTGATTTGTTCCTTTTGGAGGAGCTCATAAAACTCATTCCACAAGTTCCTGTACATAATTGTTTCTTTTTGATAATCCAGTGGCTCTTTTTTTGGAAATTCTTGCCGGTCAATCTCACTAAGCCGACCTATAGACTTATACCATTTGCTCATCGGTTGCGAAACTAACGAAACGTGTGACAAAATAGACTCCAGTTGCCTTGTCTCGACAGCATCTTCCTTTTCTTGAGTGTTGTAATCCAACCTTTCGGAGGCCGAAACACGGTCAGCTATGCTGACAAGAAATCCGACAGGGAAGCGTTCGTCGATGTTATGATGATGCAATACACCTTGGATGACATTTACACGAGACTTCATGGATTCCAGAGACTCAACGAAATCGCACCCCCAAACTTGATGTGGTAAACCATGAAGTCCAAGAAGCTCGACTAATTGCTTTTGTCTCCTGAGTATTTCATCTTTTCGCTCCGGACATGCTCTCTGATAAAATTTTCCGATATCGTGAAGCAGTGCTGCAATATATACATCCGACAACTTGAACATCCTAACGCCCCCTACTTTGTTTAACATCCCGTTTGCAAAATTAAAAGTACAGTGAGACATGATGAAAGCTTTTAAGCATCAGTGTTTTAATCTTCTGCCGTAAAATAACTAACGTTCAGCAGCTCCTGACGGATAAACTCAACAAGTTCCGCAGCAGACTTAAATTTATCAAGAAATTCTGCAAGACGCTTGTGATCGCTTTCTAAGTTCACACTTTTCGCATCGCTGTTGAATCCGAAGTGTGCGTAACTGTTTCTTAGCTGAAAAATTGCTGAAAATATTTTCCAATTCGGGTCGTTGTTTTTCAAGGCTATCAGTCTCTCCACTTCTTCTCTTTTGCTTCTGTCAAACAAATATTCACCTTTATGAAGCGCAACCATTGCACAGTTCACCGTAAACTCACGAGCAAGTCTGAAAGCCATCCCAAGGTCGTTAGATTCTAAATAGAATTTGATCATTTGCCGTTGCATTTCAAGTATGTTTAGTTCATTAGGCGATATGCTCCTTACTTTTTGTTCGATTCTTGGAAGCAGGGGCTCTAATTCAGGGATGAACTCTTGAATTTCATTTCTCAGCTTCTCTTCTTTCAGCTTATTATCGAGTTCACGAGCACTTTCTTCGATAAGCACCCAAATCCCAGCACGAATAGAGTTTGAGAACTTTTCAAACGAACTCGACAGGCCGGAAATTTTCACTGGTTTTTGCCTTATCTCCGTGTTCTTGTAAATTTCCCTTGCACGGCTACTTAGGAGCCTTGAAATTGGTATCGTGTAGCCATATTCTATAAACAAATTCGAAGCATATATCCATTTCGCAATATTAGTGAGTTTTGAAAGGTCTACTAGTATCGTGTGTGAATTTGGATTTCCTGGTTCAAATAATCCATAATACAATCGAATATCGACATTTTGAAGCACCGCTTGCAAATACATAATAAGTACTGTCGAGAAGAATGGAATAAACCGAAAACTGTGTGTCATATCAAAATACACAACATCCCCAGCTGTGAAGTGATTTTTCAAATCGCTCAACATCCTACCTATCGCTTTCTCAATGTTTGAATTTTTAAAATCCTCGTCGTAAATGAGAATATACTTAATCTTGTTTTGAGCGATTCCGAGCTTTCCGACAATCTCTTCCTCTATTAAATTCCCACACGAGCTGAACGACCTTTCTGTTCCAAGAAACAGCACTTCATCAATCTCGACATTTTCGGTTTTTCGGAGGAATTCTATCAACGAGGCGGGAAAGAGACGGTTTGAAATACCTGAAATTTCAGGATAGCGAGGGCTTACCAGTGTTGAGAGCTGGTAGTTACTACCGACACCTAATGCGGCAACTAACTTATGCCCCACGGCAACCCCCCCAACGTAGGAGTGGTATGCATGAAAATAGTGAAAATGAACGAGAACAAGATGAAAGCAATAAATTAAGGTTCAATAATATTTTACCAAAAAAATTGCTAACAAATCAACTAATAATTTTGTCATTTTGCATGATGTTTACACACAATCTTTCGATTTTACGATACTTTTTAGTAGATTTTGTGACATATTGGGAAAATTTCACGCACCTTATTGTTATTGATTGACTTTATAGAACAATCTTAAAGTGTCAAATGTGGTGACTCTATTCAGTCTAAATATCGGAAAAGCACAGAATCGTGACTAACTGTTCATTTAATATGACAAATTTATGATATAATGCAGAGTGGATAGATTACTAAAAGGGTGGGATCTATCGTGCAGGCACTGTTCACTCTTGAATTTGATAACCTACGAATTCCAAGACATTACAACCACATAATCCAAGCCGTTATATTCAAAATGCTCGAGGAAAACTACGCAAAATTTTTGCACGACAACGGATTTCGGTACGGTAAACGTTCTTACAAGTTGTTCACGTTTTCAAAACTCTACGGTGACTTCATCGAGGATAGAAAAACGAACGAATTGATTTACACAAAAAGTGCAAGGTTGTACGTGGCTTGTGCAGACGACCTATTCTTTGAATACTTCATTCAAAGAGCTTTTAGTAACAACGAACTCAAAATACACAGACAACCAGTGTACATCACACATGCAAGTTTGATACTTAATGACTTCTCTTCGAACACAAAGACAATTGTAAAATCCGTTTCACCAGTGACTGTGTACTCCACTAAAGTCTTGAACAACGAGAAAAAAGTCTATTACTATTCGCCATCTGAGCCGGAGTTCTTTGAAAGATTAACTCAAAACCTGAGACGGAAGTATATATCGTTCTACGGAACCGAACCGCAGGGGGAAATCCGCATTGAACCCGTAGGAACATACAAAAAGGCAGTGGTAAATTACAAAGGAGCGTACATAACCGCGTGGAACGGCCTTTTCAAACTTTCTGGTTCTGGAACCTTGATTAAATTCGCACTTGATACAGGACTTGGTTCGAAAAACTCTCAAGGTTTCGGTTGCGTGTTAGTGCATAAGGACTGCAAGAACCAAATAAAGGCAAATGACGAATAGCTGAAATCCAGGGGGTGATCGAATGCTTTCAGGACTTATCCAAATCGGTAAAGCCATCGGTGCAACAGACATCGAAGAATACCTGCGCAACAAGGTAATAACAAAGGATCTTGGGGAAGATGCTAAGATCATCCAGGTAAGATTCAAACCTAACGAAAAACGGATCGAACTTATCAGCGAAGAATTTGATAAATCAAGGCTTTACAAGTATCTTTGGGTAGGCAACACTAAAGGCAGTGAACCACCAAAAAGATTAACTACCACGGATTTTTTCAAACTACTTACCCAAGCCATACCGAACATTTACGAAATCGTTGACAACGGGCCCTTGAAAGAGGCACTTGGCAAAATCCTCGAGCAACTTGGCTGTGAAAAAAGTGAACGAGGAAAGAAAACCAAGAGAGTTGTCGATTTTAGCTACTTGCAAGATGCCAGTGAGGAACTGAAGCAGCTCTGGACGAATTTAAACGATCTTTCCGATAAAAAAGCGGTTCAGGAATTACAAGAGGCCATTGTCAATTATCTCAGACAGAAGTTCGAACTTTCAAAGAAAGGTTTAGCATCGATCATCTTCACAGCCTATTTAGATGACACTCCGTTGGTTAGTTTTCCAGAATACCGAGTAATGTTATACAACGAATTCGTGCAGGATGCTTTCGAAGATGCTATTGATGGTGTTTGCCACGGATGCGGAAAAGTTGGGAAAGTAACGTCGAACTTCCAAAAAATCGAGATGAAATTCTTCATCACCGATAAAATTAGCTTCGCATCGAATTTGAAAAAAGAACAATTTTACAAAAATTACACGCTCTGCAGCGACTGTTACGTCGCTTTCAGCTCAGCAGAGAAATTCATAAAAAACTACATGCAAACTAAGTTTTCACGGGTTCCGTACAAATGCTATGTGATTCCCGAGT encodes:
- a CDS encoding CRISPR-associated DxTHG motif protein, with product MGHKLVAALGVGSNYQLSTLVSPRYPEISGISNRLFPASLIEFLRKTENVEIDEVLFLGTERSFSSCGNLIEEEIVGKLGIAQNKIKYILIYDEDFKNSNIEKAIGRMLSDLKNHFTAGDVVYFDMTHSFRFIPFFSTVLIMYLQAVLQNVDIRLYYGLFEPGNPNSHTILVDLSKLTNIAKWIYASNLFIEYGYTIPISRLLSSRAREIYKNTEIRQKPVKISGLSSSFEKFSNSIRAGIWVLIEESARELDNKLKEEKLRNEIQEFIPELEPLLPRIEQKVRSISPNELNILEMQRQMIKFYLESNDLGMAFRLAREFTVNCAMVALHKGEYLFDRSKREEVERLIALKNNDPNWKIFSAIFQLRNSYAHFGFNSDAKSVNLESDHKRLAEFLDKFKSAAELVEFIRQELLNVSYFTAED
- the cas6 gene encoding CRISPR-associated endoribonuclease Cas6, with protein sequence MQALFTLEFDNLRIPRHYNHIIQAVIFKMLEENYAKFLHDNGFRYGKRSYKLFTFSKLYGDFIEDRKTNELIYTKSARLYVACADDLFFEYFIQRAFSNNELKIHRQPVYITHASLILNDFSSNTKTIVKSVSPVTVYSTKVLNNEKKVYYYSPSEPEFFERLTQNLRRKYISFYGTEPQGEIRIEPVGTYKKAVVNYKGAYITAWNGLFKLSGSGTLIKFALDTGLGSKNSQGFGCVLVHKDCKNQIKANDE
- a CDS encoding TM1802 family CRISPR-associated protein, which produces MLSGLIQIGKAIGATDIEEYLRNKVITKDLGEDAKIIQVRFKPNEKRIELISEEFDKSRLYKYLWVGNTKGSEPPKRLTTTDFFKLLTQAIPNIYEIVDNGPLKEALGKILEQLGCEKSERGKKTKRVVDFSYLQDASEELKQLWTNLNDLSDKKAVQELQEAIVNYLRQKFELSKKGLASIIFTAYLDDTPLVSFPEYRVMLYNEFVQDAFEDAIDGVCHGCGKVGKVTSNFQKIEMKFFITDKISFASNLKKEQFYKNYTLCSDCYVAFSSAEKFIKNYMQTKFSRVPYKCYVIPEFLFDTPLPIESFRDRAMRMLNVTETLNYSDKWNEFRKEVEDLLDSSSFLLNYVFVEESNAAVKIKKIITDVPPSRIKQVIREREATFERFKNLIDPFETASRPVSRLDFDRILYLFPVRKERPNNILEIYDSILTGKHLDARKLINDFVEVITIHYYSKYNSYVHKEQKNEDQVIFSVIDHIIDSNQFLYYAEKLGIIE